Proteins found in one Bremerella volcania genomic segment:
- a CDS encoding GNAT family N-acetyltransferase — protein sequence MSSYTIRSMTTEDQDEVTSLIYHSTNAWYQSHARPPIFTGDVSVASVFCDVYQALDPGCCVLAQCDETGAIAGSCFYHPRPSHMSLGIMNVHPNHFGGGVARKLLDFVIAVAEKEDQPVRLVSSAVNLDSFSLYNRAGFVPRMTFQDMYLEVPPEGIQRGIPPQRLDRVRQAAREDLDAIVALEEELHHIRRPDDYRHFLENQSGLWHMSVIENDTGSIDGFLASVFHPGSNMLGPGAMRTEEDAAALIYFELQHHAGRTPVWLVPVEANQLVQQLYSWGARNCELHFSQVRGDWKKPQGIVMPTFMPETS from the coding sequence ATGTCGAGCTACACGATTCGATCGATGACGACCGAAGATCAAGATGAAGTGACGTCGTTGATCTACCATTCGACCAACGCCTGGTACCAGTCGCATGCTCGTCCGCCGATCTTCACCGGCGACGTCTCGGTTGCCAGCGTGTTTTGCGACGTGTACCAGGCCCTCGATCCTGGCTGCTGCGTCTTGGCCCAGTGTGATGAAACAGGAGCGATTGCCGGGTCATGCTTCTATCATCCTCGCCCGTCGCATATGTCGCTGGGAATCATGAACGTTCATCCCAATCACTTCGGCGGAGGGGTCGCGCGGAAGCTGTTGGACTTCGTCATCGCCGTCGCGGAGAAAGAGGACCAACCGGTGCGGCTGGTATCAAGCGCCGTGAATCTCGATTCGTTTTCGCTCTACAACCGTGCCGGCTTCGTTCCCCGCATGACCTTTCAAGACATGTACTTGGAAGTTCCCCCGGAAGGCATTCAACGAGGCATTCCGCCACAGCGATTGGATCGCGTTCGCCAGGCAGCCCGTGAAGATCTCGATGCAATCGTCGCGCTGGAAGAGGAACTACATCACATTCGGCGGCCAGACGACTATCGCCACTTTCTGGAGAACCAGTCTGGCCTGTGGCACATGTCGGTCATCGAGAACGACACCGGCAGTATCGATGGGTTCCTGGCCTCGGTATTCCACCCAGGCTCGAACATGCTGGGGCCTGGTGCGATGCGAACGGAGGAAGACGCCGCGGCGCTAATCTATTTCGAGCTACAGCATCACGCCGGCCGCACGCCAGTCTGGCTCGTTCCGGTAGAAGCGAACCAACTGGTCCAACAACTGTACAGCTGGGGAGCGAGAAACTGCGAGCTGCACTTTTCCCAGGTTCGAGGCGATTGGAAAAAGCCTCAGGGGATCGTCATGCCGACCTTCATGCCTGAGACCAGCTAG
- a CDS encoding DUF1553 domain-containing protein, with product MTKLPHSTYFVRLRTMITAIVVVGLVSGFALAADSASPSDVSFAKEIYPLLHKACFECHGVDTQEAGLRVDERAALFDSGSVVPGHPEDSELLRRVTLPKGHDEIMPAVGDPLSPGEVRSLRRWIASGANWPEDFTPPKHWAYVKPERPELPEVKRKQWVQSPIDRFVLARLESAELEPSPAATPEKLLRRVHFDLIGLPPTPAEVDAFVADPSAEHYRRIVDELLARPQFGERWARPWLDLARYADSHGFQRDDLRDIWAYRDWVIQAMNDDMPFDRFTIEQIAGDLLPDATESTRIATGFHRCAPTNVEAGSLPEETRTEQIIDRVNTTGAVWLGTTLECCQCHDHKYDPFLMKDYYRMLAFFNSTKREADRTDPKKPSSIAFQGPSMDLTDPEKEKRRKQLQTQQAEIKKQKTQRRGELEADLKTWVTSIEAEAMESMPDPVKKAIAKGPEKWTDKEEKTLLDFCIEQDTSSQKLDKQLSKIERDLKAAQPDTTLVMIELEEMRPTHIFERGNYQSPGELVEPGTPEALHAMPEGPANRLTLARWLASQENPLVARVVVNRWWAELFGQGIVATEEDFGIKGELPTHPQLLDWLAVELMENGWSRKQLLREIVLSATYQQSSNMTKQLLEVDDQNKLLARGPRIRMDAEMIRDNALAISGLLSLKQFGPPIRPYQPSGIWTKVGGQKYNYQVSPGSEQHRRGIYVVLKRGSPYPSFLNFDATARLACTVQRSRTNTPLQALTLLNDPVYVEAAQALAKRIQTEAKDQPLDEQLNYAFQLCTARSPSESEMATLRNLVQLYPDDADKAWFNVSTALLNLHETITKD from the coding sequence ATGACCAAGCTGCCTCATTCAACCTATTTCGTTCGCCTTCGAACGATGATCACAGCGATTGTCGTTGTCGGCCTCGTGTCGGGGTTTGCTCTTGCAGCAGATTCCGCATCACCGTCGGATGTGAGCTTTGCGAAAGAGATCTACCCCCTTCTGCATAAGGCATGCTTCGAGTGCCACGGGGTCGATACGCAAGAGGCCGGATTACGCGTCGACGAGCGTGCCGCGCTTTTCGATTCTGGCAGCGTTGTACCTGGGCATCCCGAAGATAGCGAACTACTGCGTCGTGTGACCTTGCCCAAGGGGCACGACGAGATCATGCCGGCGGTGGGCGATCCCCTCTCACCTGGCGAAGTTCGTTCTCTTCGCCGCTGGATTGCCAGCGGAGCAAACTGGCCTGAGGACTTCACTCCACCCAAGCACTGGGCTTACGTCAAACCAGAGCGGCCGGAACTTCCCGAGGTGAAACGCAAGCAGTGGGTTCAGTCGCCGATCGACCGGTTCGTTCTGGCCAGGCTCGAATCGGCTGAGCTGGAACCGTCACCGGCGGCCACGCCGGAGAAGCTGCTCCGCCGCGTCCACTTCGACTTGATCGGTCTTCCGCCGACGCCTGCCGAGGTAGATGCCTTCGTTGCCGATCCCTCTGCGGAACACTACCGACGCATCGTGGACGAGCTTCTGGCACGACCTCAGTTTGGCGAACGCTGGGCCCGCCCCTGGCTGGACCTGGCGCGCTATGCGGACTCGCACGGCTTTCAGCGCGACGACCTCCGCGATATTTGGGCCTATCGCGATTGGGTCATTCAAGCAATGAACGATGACATGCCGTTTGATCGATTTACGATCGAGCAGATCGCCGGCGACCTCTTGCCCGATGCGACCGAGTCGACGCGAATCGCGACAGGTTTTCATCGCTGCGCGCCGACGAACGTTGAAGCGGGCTCCCTCCCCGAAGAAACCCGAACCGAACAAATCATCGACCGCGTCAACACCACGGGAGCCGTATGGCTGGGGACGACGCTGGAATGCTGCCAATGCCACGACCACAAGTACGATCCTTTTCTAATGAAGGATTACTACCGGATGCTGGCCTTCTTCAACAGCACCAAACGCGAGGCCGACCGCACCGATCCCAAAAAGCCCAGCTCGATTGCGTTCCAAGGTCCCTCAATGGATCTGACAGATCCCGAGAAAGAGAAGCGCCGTAAGCAGCTACAAACGCAACAAGCCGAAATTAAGAAACAAAAGACGCAACGACGGGGCGAACTCGAAGCGGACCTGAAGACTTGGGTCACCAGCATCGAGGCCGAAGCCATGGAGTCGATGCCAGACCCGGTAAAAAAGGCGATCGCCAAAGGCCCGGAAAAGTGGACGGATAAGGAAGAGAAGACACTCCTGGACTTTTGCATCGAGCAAGACACTTCGAGTCAGAAGCTGGACAAGCAGCTCAGCAAGATCGAGCGAGACCTGAAAGCCGCCCAGCCAGACACCACGCTGGTAATGATCGAACTTGAAGAGATGAGACCGACCCATATCTTCGAGCGAGGAAACTACCAAAGCCCTGGCGAGTTGGTTGAGCCCGGCACGCCCGAGGCGCTGCATGCGATGCCGGAAGGGCCAGCCAATCGACTGACGCTGGCACGTTGGCTTGCTTCGCAAGAGAACCCCTTGGTTGCCCGCGTGGTGGTCAACCGCTGGTGGGCGGAACTCTTCGGCCAAGGGATCGTGGCCACCGAAGAAGACTTCGGCATCAAAGGAGAGTTGCCCACGCATCCACAGCTGTTGGACTGGCTGGCGGTCGAACTGATGGAAAACGGCTGGTCGCGCAAACAGCTTCTCCGCGAGATCGTTCTTTCGGCGACCTACCAGCAGTCGTCGAATATGACCAAACAACTACTGGAAGTCGACGATCAGAACAAGCTGCTGGCACGCGGGCCGCGTATTCGAATGGATGCCGAAATGATCCGGGACAACGCCCTGGCAATTTCGGGACTGCTGAGCCTCAAGCAGTTCGGGCCTCCGATTCGTCCCTATCAACCCAGTGGCATTTGGACCAAAGTGGGTGGCCAGAAGTACAACTACCAGGTCAGCCCCGGCAGCGAACAACATCGCCGCGGGATTTACGTCGTTCTGAAACGGGGTTCCCCCTACCCCAGTTTTCTGAACTTCGATGCGACCGCGCGGCTCGCCTGCACGGTGCAGCGATCGCGAACGAATACTCCGCTGCAGGCCCTCACGCTGTTGAACGACCCAGTCTATGTCGAGGCCGCCCAGGCCTTGGCCAAGCGTATTCAAACGGAAGCCAAGGATCAGCCGCTTGACGAGCAGTTGAATTACGCCTTCCAGTTGTGCACCGCGCGGTCGCCCAGCGAATCGGAAATGGCAACCCTGAGAAATCTGGTCCAGCTTTATCCCGACGACGCCGACAAAGCGTGGTTCAACGTTTCGACGGCCTTGTTGAACCTGCACGAAACCATCACCAAGGACTAG
- a CDS encoding DUF1501 domain-containing protein — protein MSIENQPPAMTRRGFLQNSGIGFGGIGLASLLQQETIAGTLPAHVMPRAKHVIYLHMIGAPSQLDLFEPKPELVKRHNQPCPAEVTKDRDFAFIGKTSTLAGSPFKYTQHGACGHHFSELLPHLAGVSDEIAMIHSIHTEEINHAPAQMFLHSGFGRGGRPSFGSWVSYGLGSENENLPGYIVLLSGPKGGAGTSLWSSGFLPSIHQGIQFRSEGDPVLFLSSPKDHTAQDRRNVLDALSDLNRQQLATTGDPEIETRIEQYEMAFRMQASVPDLMNLEGETKETLALYGAQPGKASFANNCLLARRLVERGVRLIELYDADWDHHSGLDKRLPAKCKETDKPIAALIRDLKRRGLLDDTLIVWGSEFGRTPLRQGGNAKGNSVAGRDHHKDAFTMWLAGGGVKGGVSHGRTDDFGMDIVENGVHVHDLNATILHLLGIDHERLTYRYQGREFRLTDVHGSLIRPILA, from the coding sequence ATGAGCATCGAAAACCAACCACCAGCCATGACGCGTCGCGGGTTTCTGCAAAACTCAGGCATCGGGTTTGGCGGCATCGGGCTGGCGTCTCTCCTGCAGCAAGAGACGATCGCCGGAACGCTCCCCGCGCATGTCATGCCGCGGGCCAAGCACGTAATCTATCTGCATATGATCGGCGCTCCTTCGCAGTTGGATCTGTTTGAACCGAAGCCGGAGCTGGTCAAACGCCACAATCAACCGTGCCCCGCGGAAGTCACCAAGGACCGCGATTTTGCTTTCATTGGCAAGACGTCCACGCTCGCCGGTTCCCCCTTTAAATACACCCAGCATGGCGCGTGTGGTCACCACTTTTCGGAACTCTTGCCCCACCTGGCCGGCGTTTCGGATGAGATCGCGATGATCCATTCGATCCATACCGAAGAGATCAACCATGCCCCGGCGCAGATGTTCCTGCACTCTGGCTTTGGTCGCGGCGGTCGTCCCAGTTTCGGATCTTGGGTTTCGTATGGTCTCGGATCCGAGAACGAAAACCTGCCAGGCTACATCGTTCTATTAAGCGGTCCTAAAGGGGGCGCAGGCACGAGTCTTTGGTCAAGTGGTTTTCTGCCCAGTATTCACCAAGGAATTCAGTTCCGCTCCGAAGGAGACCCGGTCCTGTTTCTCTCCAGCCCGAAAGACCACACCGCACAAGACCGCCGAAATGTTCTCGACGCCTTGTCCGATCTCAACCGGCAGCAGCTGGCAACCACCGGCGATCCCGAGATTGAAACACGGATCGAGCAGTACGAGATGGCCTTCCGCATGCAGGCCTCGGTCCCGGATCTGATGAACTTGGAAGGGGAAACGAAGGAAACACTCGCCCTTTACGGGGCCCAGCCTGGCAAGGCATCGTTTGCCAATAACTGCTTGCTGGCTCGGCGACTGGTCGAACGAGGCGTGCGGCTGATCGAACTCTACGATGCCGACTGGGACCATCATAGCGGGCTCGATAAACGCCTACCGGCCAAGTGCAAGGAAACCGACAAGCCGATCGCCGCGCTGATCAGGGACCTCAAGCGGCGTGGACTGCTGGACGATACCTTGATCGTCTGGGGTTCCGAATTTGGCCGAACGCCACTTCGCCAAGGGGGAAATGCCAAAGGAAACTCCGTGGCAGGCCGCGACCATCACAAAGACGCATTCACCATGTGGCTGGCCGGGGGGGGCGTAAAAGGAGGCGTCAGTCACGGTCGCACCGATGACTTCGGCATGGACATCGTCGAGAATGGCGTCCATGTTCATGACCTTAACGCCACCATTCTGCATCTCCTGGGCATCGATCACGAGCGGCTCACGTACCGTTACCAAGGTCGCGAATTCCGCCTGACCGACGTCCACGGGAGCTTGATTCGTCCGATTCTTGCCTGA
- a CDS encoding PVC-type heme-binding CxxCH protein, which yields MRTIVISACAVCFLCCLVSALPAAAPEGHLPKGGDGRPLNLDFETGTLQDWSAHGEAFQQQPIEGDTVNRRRGDMKSQHQGKFWIGGYERKQDQPIGTLTSVPFKVTHPWAAFLHNGGSDGKTRVELVDAENDKVFYFTVGEARENMRLVVVDLKRMQGKNIYIRLVDEHRGGWGHLNFDNFRFYDEAPAKPKPPQKPLVADDYPHAGLSAEEAAAAMRLPEGFSVIVSAAEPDVTQPIAMALDDRGRLWVAEAFEYPLRAKDGEGRDRILIFEDNDGDGKFDSRKVFYEGLNLVSGLEVGFGGVWVGAAPYLLFIPDENGDDVPDAEPKVLLDGWGYQDTHETLNAFIWGPDGWLYGCHGVFTHSHVGKPGAPDSERQRINAGIWRYHPLRHEFEVFCHGTSNPWGVDFNDYGQAFATACVIPHLYHMIQGARYQRQAGSHFNPHTYNDIKTIADHLHYLGATPHSGNNKSDEAGGGHAHAGAMIYLGNRWPSEYRGQIFMNNIHGQRLNVDILQPEGSGYVGSHGPDFLLTRDRASQILNIRYLPDGNAYMIDWYDMQACHSRNADVHDRSNGRVYKICYGKSESVKVNLPGMSDLELAELTLHVNDWYVRHARKVLQHRTSRVEIAPDAIARLKEIASTHADATRRLRAYWTLHAIGKLDAQQIEQMTNDTDAYVRAWAFQLALEKNHQPSKSLEQIMVRLAKEDPSPVVRLYLASAAQRMSLDSRWDLLTALTSHPEDAQDHNLPLMYWYAAEPLADAAPERALALGLAASESIPQLGQFMLRRIGSGDSKSSLATLVKGLSTVEAPATQLTFLKAMRTALAGRRQVAMPAGWEKVSGKLMSGSHGEVAVEATALGVTFGDANALQRMRHLAQDESADQRSRTAAIEALLAAADPNLPSTLQSLLGNPTYREVALKGLAQYDDPQTASKVLALYGQMSPTAKRLALATLCSRPAYGKALLATIASGDIPASDLTADLVRQLSNLQDKEIDTQLGSVWGSIRDTPEEKAQLIEQYKKLIAQKNLPKADLELGRAIFAKTCQRCHTLYGVGGAVGPDLTGSNRANLDYLLSNVVDPSAVMAKEYQPSIILLDSGRVLTGIVRKEDEKTIVLETAEDVLTLPKEEIEERRLSDKSMMPDDQLRPFSEHDVRSLVAYLQGKGQTALLATPENAVELFNGTDLKGWSGDPALWSAEEGEIVGKTTKGIPHNSFLVSDLAAENFRLTMEVRLVKNEGNSGVQFRSQPLAGGSVKGYQADIGAGWWGKLYEEHGRGLLWEKSGEPHLKPDQWNTYEIVAHGPDIKTFLNGQPCVQLHDDQGAKRGVFALQLHSGGPTEVRFRNLKLEILP from the coding sequence ATGCGAACGATCGTGATCTCCGCCTGCGCTGTCTGCTTCTTGTGTTGCCTCGTATCGGCATTACCGGCAGCCGCCCCTGAAGGTCATCTTCCCAAGGGAGGTGACGGTCGACCGTTGAACCTCGACTTCGAGACCGGCACGCTCCAAGATTGGTCGGCCCACGGGGAAGCTTTCCAACAGCAGCCGATCGAAGGTGACACGGTCAATCGTCGACGCGGCGACATGAAGAGCCAGCACCAAGGCAAGTTCTGGATCGGCGGGTACGAACGTAAGCAGGATCAGCCGATCGGCACGCTTACCTCGGTCCCTTTTAAGGTCACGCACCCTTGGGCGGCATTCTTGCACAACGGTGGATCTGACGGAAAAACGCGGGTTGAGTTGGTCGATGCTGAAAACGACAAGGTCTTCTATTTCACCGTCGGCGAAGCACGTGAAAACATGCGACTGGTCGTGGTCGACTTGAAACGCATGCAAGGCAAAAACATCTATATTCGCCTGGTCGACGAGCATCGCGGCGGTTGGGGACACTTGAACTTCGACAACTTCCGCTTCTACGACGAAGCCCCCGCCAAACCGAAGCCGCCTCAAAAACCACTCGTGGCGGATGACTACCCGCACGCAGGCCTATCGGCCGAAGAAGCGGCGGCCGCCATGCGGTTGCCGGAAGGATTCTCGGTAATCGTGAGCGCCGCCGAGCCTGACGTCACGCAGCCGATCGCCATGGCCTTGGACGATCGCGGGCGGCTGTGGGTCGCGGAAGCGTTTGAGTACCCACTGCGTGCCAAAGATGGCGAGGGACGCGATCGCATCCTGATTTTTGAAGACAACGACGGAGACGGCAAGTTCGATAGCCGGAAGGTCTTTTACGAGGGGCTGAATCTCGTCAGTGGCCTGGAAGTTGGTTTTGGTGGCGTCTGGGTCGGGGCGGCTCCCTACCTGCTTTTCATCCCCGACGAAAACGGCGACGACGTCCCTGATGCCGAGCCTAAGGTGCTGCTCGACGGTTGGGGATATCAAGACACGCACGAAACGCTCAACGCGTTCATCTGGGGTCCCGATGGCTGGCTCTATGGCTGCCACGGAGTGTTTACCCATTCCCATGTGGGCAAGCCCGGGGCACCCGACTCGGAGCGGCAGCGGATCAACGCTGGCATCTGGCGTTACCATCCCCTGCGGCACGAGTTCGAAGTATTCTGCCACGGCACGAGTAATCCTTGGGGGGTCGACTTCAACGACTACGGTCAGGCATTCGCGACCGCCTGTGTGATTCCGCATCTCTACCACATGATTCAAGGGGCAAGGTACCAGCGCCAGGCCGGTTCGCACTTCAACCCGCACACCTACAACGATATCAAGACCATCGCCGACCACCTGCACTATCTGGGTGCCACTCCGCATAGCGGCAACAACAAATCGGACGAGGCCGGCGGCGGACATGCGCACGCAGGCGCGATGATCTACCTGGGCAATCGCTGGCCCAGCGAGTACCGCGGCCAGATCTTCATGAACAACATTCATGGCCAGCGTCTGAATGTCGACATCCTGCAGCCGGAAGGCTCAGGCTACGTGGGCAGTCATGGTCCTGACTTCCTGCTTACCCGAGATCGAGCTTCTCAAATTTTGAATATCCGCTATTTGCCGGATGGGAATGCCTACATGATCGACTGGTACGACATGCAGGCCTGCCATAGCCGAAATGCCGACGTTCACGATCGCAGTAACGGCCGCGTTTACAAAATCTGCTACGGCAAGAGCGAGTCGGTGAAAGTCAACCTGCCCGGTATGAGCGACCTGGAACTGGCCGAACTCACCTTGCACGTGAACGACTGGTACGTACGCCATGCCCGCAAGGTCCTGCAACATCGAACGTCGAGGGTTGAGATCGCCCCGGACGCAATCGCTCGCCTGAAAGAGATCGCCAGCACGCATGCCGATGCCACGCGACGCCTGCGCGCCTACTGGACATTGCATGCGATTGGTAAGCTCGATGCCCAGCAGATCGAACAGATGACCAACGATACCGATGCCTATGTTCGCGCGTGGGCATTTCAATTGGCATTAGAAAAGAATCATCAGCCTTCGAAGTCCCTCGAGCAAATCATGGTACGTTTGGCGAAAGAGGATCCGTCACCGGTCGTTCGGCTGTACCTGGCATCGGCAGCCCAGCGGATGTCGCTCGACTCGCGTTGGGACTTGTTAACCGCCTTGACCTCTCACCCCGAAGACGCCCAGGATCACAATCTTCCGCTGATGTACTGGTACGCCGCCGAACCGCTGGCCGATGCCGCACCTGAGCGTGCGTTGGCATTGGGGTTGGCCGCGAGCGAGTCGATACCACAATTGGGTCAGTTCATGCTCCGCCGGATCGGCAGTGGTGACTCGAAGAGTTCGCTGGCAACGCTCGTCAAAGGACTTTCCACCGTGGAAGCTCCAGCCACTCAGCTCACGTTCCTGAAAGCCATGCGAACGGCCCTGGCTGGGCGGCGTCAAGTTGCCATGCCGGCAGGCTGGGAAAAGGTAAGTGGCAAGCTAATGTCGGGTAGCCATGGCGAAGTTGCCGTGGAAGCAACCGCGTTGGGCGTTACCTTTGGCGATGCCAACGCGCTGCAGCGAATGCGTCACTTGGCCCAGGATGAAAGCGCCGACCAGCGCTCGCGCACTGCGGCGATCGAAGCCCTGCTTGCCGCCGCCGACCCCAACTTGCCGAGCACGCTGCAGTCGCTGCTTGGCAATCCCACCTACCGCGAAGTCGCTCTGAAGGGCCTCGCCCAGTACGACGATCCTCAGACGGCAAGCAAAGTGCTCGCGCTGTACGGGCAGATGTCCCCCACTGCCAAACGTTTGGCCCTGGCTACGTTGTGTTCGCGACCGGCGTATGGCAAAGCCTTGCTTGCGACGATCGCTAGCGGAGACATTCCTGCGAGTGATCTGACCGCTGATCTGGTTCGCCAGCTTTCGAACCTGCAGGACAAGGAGATCGATACGCAGCTTGGTTCGGTCTGGGGTTCGATCCGCGATACCCCCGAAGAAAAGGCCCAACTGATCGAGCAGTACAAAAAGTTAATCGCCCAGAAGAACCTGCCGAAGGCCGACCTGGAACTGGGCCGCGCGATCTTCGCCAAGACCTGCCAGCGGTGTCATACGCTGTACGGTGTTGGCGGAGCGGTCGGACCTGATCTGACCGGCTCGAACCGGGCGAACCTCGATTATCTGCTAAGCAACGTCGTCGACCCGAGTGCCGTGATGGCCAAGGAATATCAGCCTTCGATCATTCTATTGGATTCCGGTCGCGTACTAACGGGCATCGTTCGCAAGGAAGATGAAAAGACAATCGTGCTGGAAACGGCCGAAGACGTTCTGACGCTTCCCAAAGAAGAAATCGAAGAACGACGTCTCAGCGACAAATCAATGATGCCCGACGATCAGTTGCGACCGTTTTCCGAGCACGACGTGCGTTCGCTGGTGGCCTACCTGCAAGGGAAAGGACAAACGGCGCTCTTGGCAACGCCCGAGAATGCCGTGGAACTCTTCAACGGTACCGACCTGAAGGGGTGGTCAGGCGATCCCGCGCTGTGGTCTGCCGAAGAGGGAGAGATCGTTGGCAAGACGACCAAAGGGATTCCGCACAATAGTTTCCTCGTGAGTGACCTTGCCGCGGAAAACTTCCGCCTGACCATGGAAGTTCGCTTGGTGAAGAACGAAGGAAACAGCGGCGTGCAATTCCGCAGCCAACCATTGGCCGGCGGATCGGTCAAAGGATATCAGGCCGATATCGGCGCCGGCTGGTGGGGCAAGCTCTACGAGGAGCACGGCCGTGGTCTGCTTTGGGAAAAATCAGGCGAACCGCACTTGAAGCCGGACCAGTGGAACACATACGAAATCGTCGCCCATGGACCCGATATCAAGACGTTTCTCAATGGTCAGCCGTGCGTACAGCTGCATGATGACCAGGGAGCCAAACGCGGCGTTTTCGCCTTACAACTTCATTCCGGCGGACCGACCGAAGTCCGATTCCGCAATTTGAAGTTGGAAATTCTGCCCTAA